GCAGCTGAAGTGGCACTTGCCAGCAAGATGAGCCTCAGGGAGCTCGCGCTGTCATGCAGCGACGACACTGTGAGTCAGCCGCAGACACCAACGGCTGTCAGGAAGATCGAGGATGTGCTTGAAGAGCTCAACCCTCCACCGTGCCTCGAGTCGCTAAAGATTGCCGGCTATTTTGGGGCCAAGTTCCCCAGCTGGCTCTCAGACATTTCCCTCCCAAATCTTCGCCACCTCCACATCATCGGGTGCAACTTGTGCCAGTCCCTCCCTCCACTAGGCCTGATGCCAGAGCTGAGATCGTTGAGCATTGTCGATTCTTCAGCTCTCACGTCAATCGATGCAGAGTTCATGGGCAAATGCCACCACCCTGAGGTACCTTTTCCAAAGCTCGAGAACCTGCGCTTGCAAGGATTACGTAAGCTTGAAACATGGATGGATATCGAGGCAGGAGCGTTGCCCTCTTTGCAGGCGATGCAACTCGAGAGCTGCCCTGAGCTGCGACGCCTGCCTGGCGGCCTCAGACACGTGACATCCCTGGTGGAGCTGCGCATAGTGGACATGGCGAGTCTCGAGGCTGTGGAGGACATTATTGCACTGAGAGAATTGAGCGTTTGGAACGCACCTGATCTGAAGAAGTTATCAGACATGCCTTCCCTTGAGGACCTTAGCATATCCCACTGCCCAGTGCTGCAGACTGTGGAGAACGTCGACAGCCTGCGAGCAGTGCGCATATTTGATCATCAGTTGCAGGAGATCCCAAGATGGATCAAGGCGCTTGCAGCGACGCTGCGCTCGCTGGATGTCACAAGCACGATCAAGCTGCTCAAAAGGAGCCTGGTGGATGGCCCAGACTGGCCCCTGATCAAGGACATTGTACAGGTTCACGGGTCGACGACTGGTTCCGGTGATTACATATACTATTCCAAGAGCCCTTACATCTTTGATAGCAATGTGAATGCTCAAGGAAACCTTGAAACTGCTGCTTCTGATAGTGCTGATGAGGCGTTGGCAGAAAACAGAAATGCCAATCAAGATGTTGGGGTTGCAGCTTCAGGTACTGGTTATATGCACATCAGTGGCTTCTTCGACTCAAAAGCAGTGAAAAAGGGAGCTCCCATGGCTGAAGGCAATGTGACCCATAGGAACACAGAAAGGAGAAATAGCCGACGTCGCATACATAAGCTGGCAGAAGTTATTCCTGAAGAGGGTGAAACTGAGGAAGATGCAGATTCAGCTGTGCTGTTTCCTGCTCATCCAACTAAAGCCCATTTACGAGTGGATAAACAGCGTCCTGTTGTTAAAGATGATCGTAGTGGCAATAACGATACAGGCTTGCTGTCAAAAGTTACCGCTCAAGAAACTGGTCCTGATGCAACTAGGCGAAGAAGGTCAAAGATGGGAGAGGATGTTCATACTGATGCTGGCGCTGCTGGGGATTCTTCTGTTAGCAAATCTGCTGCTGCAGTTGGTCATAACTTGGTCCGTGAAGGGTCTCGAGTAATCAACAGTACTGAAACTGATCAAAATTCAAACATCAGTGTACGTCAAAGCGAGAAATGCACATTGAATAAAGGAGAGGACTTTGCTAACATCAGTAAACAGACCAGGAGAGTTCATGACACTGCAAGTAAGGTGCCAACACAAGTAGTTGGCAGTGACTCTAAAGTATTTGGTAATGATAAAACTGAAAATAGTTCACCTGCTATCATGGCTCGCTCCAGGCAAGTAACATTCAACATAAGAGAAGACGATCATGCTGACGCCGCTGTACATTCACCGAACACAATTAATCAGAAGAATGTCGGCAAGGTAAAAGTGACAACAACTTCTGCAAGTGCAAGCACAAATGCAAGAACAATGCCAGAAATTCCATCAGACAGAGAAGTGGCACCAAAATCTGTTGGCACTATTGATAGCAGTTTAATCCTTGAAGTTCATCACACAGTAAGTATTACTAAAGATTCTACTTGTACTGGTGTTGATAACATTGGTGGTCATATGGAGGACAGGAGCATCAGTTTGCCAGCCAATCCAAATCACGAAGAATCTAAAGCATGCAGCGCTACTGAAACCACGTGCGATTCAGAGCCTTGCATGTTGCCTGCAAGTTTAGCCTGGCGCAAGCAACGGGGACCGAAGAAGCAAGAAGCCAGTTTCGCAGGCGCAGGCGGTGGCATAGGCGCATCCATCGAGAAAATTCCTCGCATGGCAAACGAAACCTCGGAGAAAGTTACCTACAAAAGCAAGGCTGGGCGAGTGGAACATCCATCTACTGGAGCATCCAAGAACACCGATCCACATTCGAAGCCCGCGTGCACACCCTCTTGTACCATCGGTACAACTGAAGCAACCATGGCATACAGACACCACACCAGCAGCCACGCCGACGATGACAATGCTCATTTCTCCATCGACATCAAGGCCGACGACTCGCATCAGGCACCAAAGGTGTACACCGCCATTTGGGCAGACACCGACACGGACACCCTGCGAGCTCGGTTCCTCAGCTCGATGCAGCACCACCACAGGATGGCCTCCCGCCGTCGTCATCGCCGCCGTAGGGCGAAGCACGGCTCTGGGAACACGTGGAGCATCAGCCCGGTTTTGGTGGTCGTCCTCCTTGTCATCTCTGTGGCCCAGCTTTTGTTCATCATCTGGATGTACCGCAGGCTCCTGAACCAAAAGTAGGCGGCCAACATGTTAACTCCAGCTCTGCACTTGTAACATTCCTGCCAAGAAATGCTAATGCTTTGCTCCTTTCTAGTGTCTCACTTGTTGTTATCTTTTGCTTTCTGCTTGTTTGTGTTGAACTCCGTTGGGGCTGCACCACGCTAATTCGCTTAATAATTGCTTGAAAGCACGCAACGCTGCTGCGTCTGTAGAGTAAAATATGAACACATTCCTGCCAAGAAATACTAATAGTAGTACTATCTTGTGCCCTCGCGGTTTTGCATCAGATTGATCTCTTAAGATTTGTAATGTAGGAGTATGATTAATCGTAGCCTCATTATGTCGTATTAGTCTTAACCTTTTTTTAGTGGATATTAGTCTTGACTCGTAAGAACAGGCCTTTGGCAAGAAGACGGTAATGGGCTGCGCCTAGTGATTTTATCCCCAAAATTTCTGGCGGGAGCGCTTGCATTTTTAAGAACTTTGGCGCCAACAAATTTGGGCGGACTCTAGTCTAGTCTAGTCCAGTCCAGTACAGCACTCCTACTCTACGAGAGAAAGGAGAAAGGAGAGAGACGAGGACCAAAATCTTGGGGAGGCGGAATGAGAAAGCAGAATAAGAAGACGTACCCGAGCAGGATCCGATCGTCCGGCGGCCAGACCACCCTACAATCGTTCCTCGTCAAGCCCAGGTGGAGGAGAATCTTTTCCTCTTCCGAAATTTGCTCCATCTTGGATCTCAACCCTTGCCTTCGTTTCTTGGATCCTCCAGAGTCGCCGATGGGGAACCAAATCCCTACCCGCCGGTAGCGGAGGACGATGAGATTCCGAactccccgccggcgccgccgaaGCGGGAGATCGTCAGGGTCACCAACAAGACCATCAGGGTACCAATCAATCTGCCCTTGTTCTTCCCATTGCGTCACGCTTCTCCGTTCTTGATGGCGGCGGGACCTGGCAGGAGAAGGCGAGCGCGTTCTCGTCGGTGGGCTCCTCGGCGAAGCGCGGGGCCGACGCGGGCGCTCTGGACCCGGCGGTGTTCAAGCGGTTCAACGGCTCGTCGCCCCCAGCGGCGAGAGCCGGCGGTGGCGCCGCTGCTGCGGAGGCGGGGGGCGACgcggacgacggcgatggcggcgtccGGCTCGACGTCGAGGACATCGCGGCGGGGGGCCGCCGCTGGGAGTCACGGAAGCGGAAGAGCCCCTTCGGTGCGTGCGCCCTCCATTTGCAGAGTTGCTCTTCATGCTACTACTAGTTTGTGAGACACGGCACTGATCTCACTCGCCTCTTCCCTAGGAGGCAACGAGGGGCGCACGAGCAGCAACGCCGGGCACGTGGTGGTGCTCGGGGACAACCCGAAGCcgaggccgccggcgacgaggagggggaggggaaggctCGCTGGCCGCGGCGAGGGCAGCCGTGGCCTGTACAACCACTGTAAGATCTCTCGCCGAATTCATTCTGCATCCAGTAAACGCACGGCGGGGAGCCATGAGCTGAGCTGATTGCTGCCTTTGGTTGCCTGCCAGACGCGAGCGGGGGCGGTCTGTGGCAGGGCGAGCAGGAGGGCGTCGACGGCGAGGAGGTCGGGTGGACCGAGGACATGTGGGAAGGCATGGGCTCCATCACGCTCGGCGGCATGGAGTGGCACTAGCTAAGCTTCAACAGCCGCCGCAGAGCTTGCATTCGACTCGAATGTCAGGCAGACCCCAGTTTGCAAGTTATGATGTGTAATGTAAAATTCCATGAAACCAGTCCAGTTTATTCAAATTCTAGACGACATTATCCTGCGTTAAAATGTTCCTGCAATTCATTATGTAAATAAGATGGAACGCAGAGTTGAAAACAGCAGTCACTTTGGAGAATGGCTCGTAAGATCAATCATGTCAAAAATTTCCAAGTACATTCTCTCGACCATCAATCAGATGCCAAAAATAGTTTACGGCGCCTCATGGGAAACATACTCGTAAAGTACATAAATTGTTGACTGTTACAATGCTTTCTTGCTGTAGATTACTAGACCCCCTATCCCTACGGGATTACGGGTGTATCAAAAAGCTTTACTGATGTTGAAGAGTTCTTCAGGGACGCAGTCAGTATGCCCCGGCCTTTGGGGTATGGCCCGTCTACAATTGGTTTGGTACCTGTGCCTGTGCTTGGTTATCCTCTGCACCATGTTTTCTGCTGGGGCATTCAGACCAGCAAGTATATTTTTGTTCTGTTCTGAAAATGATCAAGCTAGGTTTCAGCTGGTGCTCATAGCTCGTCTTTCGCATCCTGGCTTGAGTCGTCATGGTCAGGCTTTGGTGCATCAGACTCAGAGGATGGGGGAATGGCCTCTGCAATCTCCTCCACATTCTCCCCCAAGATGCGCGCGGTGAAGTGCCTAGCTTCAGCATCAAAATCAACCCACTCTGGAACTATTCTCTTAGCACCCTGGAGAGTGCGAGGAAAATATTATGAATAGCCAAACCTTTAGTGCTACACTAAAGCAATAGGGAACAGATCATGGCAAATCACAATTTTACCTGAAGCTTTGGTTCCTTTGTCATTGGATTGTTGCAAAGATCAATGGTCTTTGCTTGTGCCTTTGTGGCATTTCCGCACCAAGATTCACACCATAGCCATTCTTGCGGGAGTGAGAATATGGGCACAGTATGTTGAGCATAATTTGGGAGATCCTGGATAAAAGTGCTACAAGTAAGCATTGCACTCATCTTCACTTGTATGACTATTTTGTAGTCTCGAGCTTGGTTCTACATACAGCATTCTACTGTTGGAAACAGAAACCAGCTCATCCCGATGCAAGTTGAAAATGGTAACCACTAGAAAAATATTGCacctatattattattattattcgagCTTCCGTGAATAGAAAGAACTGAGATGGCTACGGAACTCGCCTCTTGCAATGCAGCTTTTTAACTTTCAAATTAAATATTTGAATTATCAATAATTGATCTGAatatgaaacccatttgagcgagagtagtactaggatgggcgacctcttgggaagtcctcgtaAAGGGTTCCATAtataagggttgtgataggcttggcgagccaacgtaaaaactagccagtcctttgggtatgaaacccatttgggcgagagtagtactaggatgggtgacctcctgggaagtcctcgtgaaagggtttcatatctagcctaccccaacttgtttgggacaaaaggcttagaagaagaagaaagaaggactggagtatcaccaaagaactagctatgaaCAGGGGGGCGTGGAAGCTtactatccatgtgccagaaccatgagttggttgcgaaatctgatgggtttcacctctagcctacccaacttgtttgggactaaaggcttcgttgttgttgttgttgttgttgttgttgttgaattaTCAATATAAATTCAATTAAAAAACGATAATTGCACATATACATATTGCGCGAAATCATGTTTGAATCAAATAATGAAGTTATATCTTTCAAGATTGGGCCTTGGGCCTTTCCAAGAAATCCAGTTCATCAGCAACTTGAACTCTGGTCTGTAGACTGTAGCAGTGAAGCCACTAATCATGCAGCACTGGCCTGTGAGGCTGTGACCCACTCCATCAAATGTTACGCGTAAAGGGGAACAAATAGATGTACCTGATCAAGGTTTGAGAGACTATTGGGGTCCTTGCTGAGTGTTTCATAAACAACCCGTAGATTGTCCCCAGCAGCAGTTTGTCGAAACTTGGCCAAATCAACAACATAAAGGGCACTGAAACAACGATCATGTTACAAAATAACAGCAATAATCTATTTAAGCGTACTTGACGCAACAGGTCACCAACCTGATATGGTATGGCCTTCCTCGCAAATGATCTTTCCAGAAACCCTTCAAACACACGGGGAAAAGAACAGGAGTCAGCAGACAACTTGAGAACATCTTCAACCTGCCATGAATATAATCTGATCTACAGCAGTAGTATTGTTTGTGCTAAGTTGGTAACTAACTTGTTTCCAAAATCGGTAGCCATCCATCTCCTTGTTGTTATCACAGAACGGAGTATACGCAAGGGGACGGCCCTTCAGATCCATGTCATACAGTTCTCCCATGTCTGTTCTCACAATTTGATCAGCATCAACAAAAATAACCTATTTACAAAGCATCAGAAAAAGAATATCGTTAGAACTCAATCAGGCTATAACTGCTTCTACCTACTGAAGAACATGGTTACATGAAGCAGGATCATAAGGTAATTGTAATatagacaaaagtaccttcctcaGCGAAAGTGGAAATATAACATCCAGAAACAAGATTTTATATGCCCATATAATTCGTTGCTTCTCTTTCTGTTTGTGCAACCATGTTGGCCATTTATACGTGATAAGCTCATACTCGAATCCATATTCCAGAGCCATGTGGGGTATGACATCCTGGCAGGATTACTGGTTAGATAACAGCAAAGACACCTTCCATCTGCTCATTAATTAATCGACTCAAAAGCAGCTCATTTACCTTGAATTGTGGAGATAGATAATTCTTTATGAACCAAAATTTCACTGGCCTTTCTGTTTTCTTTAAAACACTCAAGATCATAATTTTTAGGAAACGCTCGTACCTGCAACATGAAAATTTGCAGCTAAATCACATGTTCTCAAGTCAATACCTTTCGGTATGATATTCTTCCAAGAGTAAAATGGTGTATGATGTGTAACTAGGATTTGCTGCAGCAACATTAGAATAGAGTGCAAGAATAGCTGTTTGTGCAGTATACAGAATACTGCAAAAAGCATGTGTTATTCTAATAACGACAGCAAGTAGTTCAAGGAAAAGAAAGGCAACAGTGCTAGCAACTAACACACAACATGGCTCTCAACGTTAATCGCATAAGTGAGAAGTGTCAGCACGATAAACTATAACCAACAATGAACAGCATAGGCATCCACAGAGAATGCAATTCATATTTTCACGAAATGGGCACTTACAGATGACCAGAAGCAACAGAAAAAATGTTAATTGTCTCCCCTTGTCTTGCATCCTTAAGGTCCTGAATAGAAGTGCAAAGCAAAACTGTTGGATTTTCTCTAAGCAACAAATGTGGAGTATGTAACCAGTAACATAAGATACAAACATGCATGAACTAGCCTGTAACTTTTACATGTGGAATCATTATTCTACTCAAATTCCTACATATGCGTATTACAGAAAATATCTTCATCGGCATTAGCAAGAGCAAAGGTGTAACTAGGAACAGTTCCATGATACCTTTCATCAAACAGATAGTCAGACTTCCTAACAAAGTTCAGTTTTCCCAAGTGTTTTAGGTGTTGGTATGCGCAGTGTAATTCCCTTTCAGTAAAATCAAATGTGCAACATAATCTATGTTTTCAGAAACTATCTCATTCTTTCAGTCGTGTTTTTCCCCAAGGAATCACTGTACAGTTTATAGGCTGGTCTAGAATCCCTAGCAAAGTACTTCCATACATAACACTAGAGTAGAACTCTACACAATATTCCTGGAAGTTTTGGGTGCACCCCAGCAAGAAAATCATGAAAAATTGGACAATCAAATTTTCCTAGACCAAAGCTTGTTTCTGTAGCCTGATCGGAATAACATGCAGTGGAATTAAATAACTCACAGAAGAAATACTAACAGTGTTTTTCTCAGCTTTCTTTTTTAATGAGGCATCCCCACTAATGAAACTAGAAGCCCATTTCAAAAGGTTGGTATTCCACCCTTTATTATCCTGCATTAAAAAGCATTTAGGAAAAAAGAATGTCTAGAATTGATATGTTTTACAACTAAATTAATAAAAACAGACCGTCTTTTCCTGGACATGGTTGTCATCATCAGCATTTAGCAAGTCCTCATGCTCCTTGCCCTTTTTCTTTTGCACTTCAATATGTAAAAGTTTGCCCCTCAGGCTATCTATGGCAATGAGTTTCGAAGGTAACTCATACAAATCAGCACTGCGCCCAGGAGCGAGTTGTAGGTACCACACCCCCGGGGAGACTTTCATCTGCCAATATCCCAAGTTGGACATGACAAGTGTGTCTACCAGGTGTGGTCTTTGTTTGGTGCCAAGGATAAACTGCAGACCACGAGGAGGTTCTCGATCCTTTTCCATGCAATGACCTGAAAAACAaattatgttcactaaataatccACCACAATCAAAGAGATGATTATTAAATGATCATACCTGTAAGAAGAAGTGCTTCAAGTTCATATACTGCTTGCAATGTCCTAACATCACCGAGATTCTCCAATAGAATGTTATCCAGATCATGGCTGAAACACAGAAAACGACCACAATAATGTGATTAGACTCTACTGTAGAATATAAATTCTCATATTTTCTTAATACTTGGTGGCTGGCTTACATGGCAACGACAGGCTCAACAAGCCAGGGCTCAGGAACATCGATGTTCATTGTAAGTGTTTTAGATAGTGGCATGTTTGAGAAGAAAGCTTTAGGTCCATGTACAGAAAAATCTGTACTGCTAAAATCATCCTGCATATCAAATGGTCAAGCATCATTGTAGGCAGTGGGGACGTTCTGGCTAGTAAATATGTGTACTCTTACCATCGACGGAAGAACAAATCTGTAGTAGTTCTTTAAAGGAAGATCCGCAAGAGAACTCTGAAAATAATCAGAAAATGTTAGCATGAAATTTGTAGGATTGCAGCTAGCACAAGCTCAAGAATAGAAGCATTTCCATCCATGATCCACCTAGACATACTAATAAGGCTTCAAACAATACAGCACACAATAGTTTCTCTACTCATATACTTAAATTTCAAATAGAGATGGTAAATCATACTTTACGATTAATAGGATAAACAAaaaacatgagaaaaaaattgctcATGGAGATGAACTGATCATGATTTAATGAAGTCAAGACGCACAAAGAACTGAATAATTAACAGGATAAAAACAATTGTTTTACAGGGCTGTAGTCACTACAGATGCATACCAGACTAATTTTTGCTATAGTTGAGGCATGTCATTGCAATAACATGAAATTGTGCATCTTATAAAAATATGATTACGTACAATGATGAACGAATCATGCCAGCAAATCTCTAGCTAGTGAAGTTGGTTAAAATGTTCCAATTGTTGAACTGAATCAATTGATTGCAAGTATGACCACAGCCAGATAGCTCAAGAACAGAGATAGGCCTCTGGACTATTAAGGTGCATCATCTAACCTTGGCAACAACTGAGTCATTTAAATGACTATAATTAGTTAAAAGACTAAATGTGTTCAGTAGCCTCGACAGGTAGAAAAAGATCAGATGCCCTGTTAGACTAGTTGGTTCATTTCTCATACTGATATTTCAGAACTTCAAAACAATAAAATTACCCAGCAGCAGTGGGTACAGATATCAATTAATTTTAGATGCAGAACATATGCTAACTGATAACAACGATAAAATATACATACAATTGGATTAAGGACAATTCTCATGCTCGGCTGAATCTGTTGAGAGAGAATGCGTAGAAGTGGAGAAAGTTTTTGCCCAGCAGGACTTAGAGGATCAATGACAGCATCAATGTGAACACTTGAATTCATACTATTCAGCTTAATTGCACTGCATGATAGAGAACAAAATGAGATCAAACTGTCTGAAGTTATTTATCATAAATCCAAGAATAGTCCAAGTTTTAAGTAGGTTCAAGTGAAAACTCAGTTCTTGCAATTTGCAGTTAGCTAAACAGGGACGCGACATGCATTTGAGCCTAGTGTGTGTGACTACTTTGTGTTTATCTTCATAGCTTTCAAGTTGAAAGCTCCTTGCATATATCTATAAATCATAAATGCGATGGGTGACTTAAGAATTAAGACCCAACATTTTGTGTTTGTCTTCATTGCTTTCAAGTTGAAAATTCCTTGCATATATAGATAAATCATAAATGTGATGGGTGACTTAAGAATTAAGACCCAAGCTCAAAACAGTTGAATAAAGTTTGAACATACTCCTAGCCTTTCAAATCATAGCATCAGCATATATTATTATTAAAACAACGAAGTTGCAAAACCCAGCATGACAGCATAATATCTGGCCATGATATTGACAAATGAATGGGATGGATTAGTTAAAATATGAAACAGGATAGATGAAACTTGTGTTCGCACACATTATTTCTTCTGGCATGCACATTAAACTGCAGGCAGCAAGAAATACTTACACCCAGTAATTTCAAACGAGATAGTTTAAGACTTTAAAGTAGGATTATTACTCCAAGCTAAAATGATCCATGACGAGGTAAATTTCTCACTGACGATTCCAGAGTTAGTCAGAAACTATCTGTAGCCAAGTTATAAGTTCCTTCCTAAAGTGTAGTTTTAGTCAATAGAAGGTCAGTTGTAGTGCAGAACAATGGCCAGAATGTGTAATGTGCCTAGTACCTCATAGCAACATATATTCCAGCAGAATGTTTATACATGTAAAAGAAGAGGTAGTTTACCTGTATTCCGCATTTAAAATTTCAAAATGGGCTCTTTCAGATGGCCTTTCACGTATAGACATTGATGATGAGACCAACATGGTAATATCGCTGTAGAATTTGCTGCAAATAGGATGCAAAAGTTAGGATTTTTAAATAAAAATGGAAGGTTTTAGCATTATATCTTTATTATAAGCCTTTTGGATATAACTATTCCTTCAGGCACATATCAGAGCTGAGGCAATGTGTATCTGGAAGCAGCGCAATGCTGCCGTCTTCGACGACGTGCAGCCCAACATTGCAAGCTTGCACGACACAATCAGGCCGAAGCTCGATTGCGGGCGAAAACAGGGGCGGTGGGTCTACTGGTGTTGCTCCTAGTGGCGCCTAGCACTAGTGTAGCGTTGTAATTATGGATTCCGCCCTTCCTTGGGCTTGTACATAACTTTTCTTCTATCAATACATTGAGATGCAAAGCTTTTCGGGTTTAGTCGAAAAATATTACTACTTCAGACGCATAACCTGTTAACTTTTAAATATATATCCGTATTTAGCTGTCATCTAAAAAATGTGCTTATCCAGAGCTTGTCATCTAATATATTAAAAGGGATGAACAGATAAAGGTACTACTACTAGTGCAAATATGTACCTCACACTAATCATTCAAGTGTAAATAATCTTACCTTGTCAGGTAATCAGGGTCAACTCCTGCCCATTCAACCTCCTCAATTATTTCATGTATGTATTTTGTTCGCAACTCATACTCCATAGACTCAAGGAGACCTAAATCTTCGTTTAAAAACgagtcaccatcatccacaacaaAAATCTGCAAGGCGGAATAACAGTCATAAACTACAGAAGAAGCTTAGAAATCAGGTGGAAATAACCTTGAGGACACAAACATTCTTATCATCTAGTATACTTATAAGTAGTTGATCCCCACTACttctatttatctcaacatgcacacaTGAAAAATGCTACTTATACTATTTTCTCAACATGCATGAGAAATATtgcttatatattatataaaaaataTACTTTCATAATGTATAATTGTTTATGGATTTGTTCCTGTTTTCCTTATTTGATGCATGCTCAGTCGAGCTCACACTTACTTCTACGCATCAAAATACGTTTTCTGTCtctttatttaatatatatatatggttAGTCAGGCTCCCCCCTACTAAAAATATAACAAATTTTATTTGAAGCAACATCAAAGAAATTGATGGGTGAAAGAGTCAAGTTGGAGACCGTGCTGATGACTTATATTGAGACAAAGAGTGAGTATTTATGCATTGCCAGACACCAAAAGGACAAAGACCATGGAACTAGTTTGGACATGAACAGAAACAAAATGAGGGAAACATATTCTTACTCGTCCATTGGTGATCACAGCATTGCTACCGAATTCAAGCCCCAGTTGCCCAAATAAAAAGTCTGACAACTGCACAACCAAATAAATATGTGTGAGAAGTTCTGAACAAATTTGTTAGGAAACTGGCAGAAAAGTATTGACTTGAAAACTGAACATAGGAAAAGATTGTGAATCATTTTTGTGGTTCTTACCGAAAAATTGCCTGTTTACAGTAGGTTACCTTGTACTGTTTTGTCTATTATTATTTTTTAGAGCATGCAGGAGcgctgcatgtgtgtgtgtgttaaggTATAAAGAAATGGGAAAAAATAAACAGTGGTTTTCATATGAAAGGCTAAACTCGTCTTGAACAATGAGTGAGACAGTGGGCAACTGGCACAAAGCAAGTAGTGATGACCTAGTATGCTTGCCATGAGTCCTGAGAGGATGCTATGTAAACAGGATCGACaagattaatactccctccgtccggaattacttgtcgcagaaatggatagaaatggatgtatctagaactaaaatacatctagatacatccatttctacgacaagtaattccagGCGAAGGGAGTACTAAAATTTAGTCTGGTTTCTGCTCAAATTTGGGCTCGTCTCTTACAGAAATTGAGTTCATACTGGGGCCAACATCAATTTCAACTCAAGCTTAACTTAAATAGATACCTACAACCAACAAGTACATATGCATTGCAGTTTCTAGGGGCTCTTAAGCTAAAAGCCAAGCACAATGTTACTATGTTAGCCAAGCTAATAGTATTAAGTTATGATGGCTAAAACTTCTGGAAATTCTACAGCTGATATGCTCGTTCAAGCCAAACTCTAGCTACCTCCAATTTCCATAATGGTGAGCTTGACATGATCAATCAATCTCATAGACGAATTAAACTGAGATATGAAATGAGCAGAATAAAAATCAAGTCTTGATAGGGTTTGCTTGAACCCAGCTCAGTCCCTTAATGTATGTTAAGTTTCAAAGACACTTTAAGGCTAAAACTACAAGTACACATACTAACAGTACAGAGAGAGAATTTCACAAAGAGGTCAAGAAAGCTCAGTCCTCAGATGCAGACCTTATCAATCCCTTTGAGAATTGTATCAGCAGAAAAACTTGTAAGCCATGCTTTATAATCATCAACAGGCAAGGCAGTCTCAGCAGCTAAGCTATACACCTTGTCCTTAATAGAGCTAAGCGTATCACC
This DNA window, taken from Triticum aestivum cultivar Chinese Spring chromosome 1D, IWGSC CS RefSeq v2.1, whole genome shotgun sequence, encodes the following:
- the LOC123158452 gene encoding putative disease resistance protein RGA3, translating into MAVVLGAFVPDTAARWRGVVEREVAQELGVAAAARKLAARLESVAAVLGDAEAQAAGGDEATARWLAEVRAAAYEADGAVDRCRVAARRLGGREPKQPPQQQQALPWLLSSCCEDAEPHGDIAADLKRVDRNLQAVLRKQRRLQLHAAYTADPTVHTRTLLRRQPTDPGIVGTRIEDDARLLVDRLTQTGRPATCEVVAIVGPDGLGKTRLARMVYESARVRCSFGTTSWVRLSRGYTEAGLLSQVIDAFGGDTKGGESVADLQAMLTGLVANKRFLLVVDDVWYGGVWEDVLQNPLGRGGKVLVTARRGSTAREMGASLVHRVKRLSADDGWLLLRTAACVADDESQLEGVGERLVEKCGGIPLAIKAVAGVLRTREASADVWGEVLASPAWSVKGLPDDAMKALYLCYDDLPHHLKQCFLYCPLSPPGYTVERQVLVQHWMAERLVQTRSGASVEEVAEGYYDELVGRNLLQTTQEDVRGCTMHEALHALAQLLLQGEGFTGDGQRLPDDGDTSFRPRRVSLPGRNMATIPESILNSERIRTLLLPRNPLATEGNIFTRLHHQLRVLDLSETGIELIPETLGNMVHLRLLNLSRTGIQAVPESIGNLWSLNFLLLRECKSLHALPKGMKHLRRLRDLDLAGTTIAAAAFRVGQLRSLTSLQCFAVASKEDRGGWPLAELKHLCQLRILHVHKLERSPGRSEAAEVALASKMSLRELALSCSDDTVSQPQTPTAVRKIEDVLEELNPPPCLESLKIAGYFGAKFPSWLSDISLPNLRHLHIIGCNLCQSLPPLGLMPELRSLSIVDSSALTSIDAEFMGKCHHPEVPFPKLENLRLQGLRKLETWMDIEAGALPSLQAMQLESCPELRRLPGGLRHVTSLVELRIVDMASLEAVEDIIALRELSVWNAPDLKKLSDMPSLEDLSISHCPVLQTVENVDSLRAVRIFDHQLQEIPRWIKALAATLRSLDVTSTIKLLKRSLVDGPDWPLIKDIVQVHGSTTGSGDYIYYSKSPYIFDSNVNAQGNLETAASDSADEALAENRNANQDVGVAASGTGYMHISGFFDSKAVKKGAPMAEGNVTHRNTERRNSRRRIHKLAEVIPEEGETEEDADSAVLFPAHPTKAHLRVDKQRPVVKDDRSGNNDTGLLSKVTAQETGPDATRRRRSKMGEDVHTDAGAAGDSSVSKSAAAVGHNLVREGSRVINSTETDQNSNISVRQSEKCTLNKGEDFANISKQTRRVHDTASKVPTQVVGSDSKVFGNDKTENSSPAIMARSRQVTFNIREDDHADAAVHSPNTINQKNVGKVKVTTTSASASTNARTMPEIPSDREVAPKSVGTIDSSLILEVHHTVSITKDSTCTGVDNIGGHMEDRSISLPANPNHEESKACSATETTCDSEPCMLPASLAWRKQRGPKKQEASFAGAGGGIGASIEKIPRMANETSEKVTYKSKAGRVEHPSTGASKNTDPHSKPACTPSCTIGTTEATMAYRHHTSSHADDDNAHFSIDIKADDSHQAPKVYTAIWADTDTDTLRARFLSSMQHHHRMASRRRHRRRRAKHGSGNTWSISPVLVVVLLVISVAQLLFIIWMYRRLLNQK
- the LOC123181022 gene encoding uncharacterized protein — its product is MRKQNKKTYPSRIRSSGGQTTLQSFLVKPRVADGEPNPYPPVAEDDEIPNSPPAPPKREIVRVTNKTIREKASAFSSVGSSAKRGADAGALDPAVFKRFNGSSPPAARAGGGAAAAEAGGDADDGDGGVRLDVEDIAAGGRRWESRKRKSPFGGNEGRTSSNAGHVVVLGDNPKPRPPATRRGRGRLAGRGEGSRGLYNHYASGGGLWQGEQEGVDGEEVGWTEDMWEGMGSITLGGMEWH